The Candidatus Hydrogenedentota bacterium genome includes a window with the following:
- a CDS encoding Gfo/Idh/MocA family oxidoreductase yields the protein MGANTTLSRRGFLKAGVVAGSIAAGFPTIIPASAIGRGGRAAPSERVVIGCIGVGDRGAYLMGSALRQPDVQVRAVADVKRDRREAAKAAIDKYYGNSACDAYNEFEAVTGRDDIDACIVASCDHWHVLHAVAAVRAGKDVYVEKPLGVSLEQDQTLRKAVRRHKRIFQFGTQQRSDDRFRRACELVLNGRIGTLKSINVWSPASVSGGPTEQAPVPPTLDYDRWLGPAPDVPYTTERETNKWWWFISDYAIGFIAGWGIHPIDIALWGAGKLAQSPVRISGKGTFPAEGLCDTATSWDITCAYESGIDIRYRSEPAPAEWKERYGQISGHGTAFEGTEGWVHVNRNVIRTFPENLVDSVIQPNEVHLIKSDHHMRNFIDSVKSRKDPISPIESAVHGDLLCQVCDVAIRLDREVRWDTKKERFIDDAEANHRLEREMRGPWKLARM from the coding sequence ATGGGGGCGAATACCACTCTGTCTCGACGGGGGTTCCTGAAGGCCGGCGTTGTAGCCGGATCGATCGCGGCGGGATTCCCAACCATTATTCCGGCGTCCGCCATTGGGCGGGGCGGGCGCGCGGCCCCAAGCGAACGCGTCGTCATCGGGTGTATCGGCGTGGGCGATCGCGGCGCCTACCTGATGGGGTCCGCGCTGCGGCAGCCGGACGTGCAGGTTCGTGCCGTCGCCGACGTCAAACGTGACCGGCGCGAAGCGGCCAAAGCGGCCATCGACAAGTATTACGGGAACAGCGCCTGCGACGCCTACAACGAATTCGAGGCCGTCACCGGACGCGACGACATCGACGCGTGCATCGTCGCATCGTGCGATCACTGGCACGTGCTGCACGCCGTGGCCGCGGTACGCGCGGGAAAAGATGTGTACGTCGAGAAACCGCTGGGCGTCAGTCTCGAACAGGATCAGACGCTCCGCAAAGCGGTTCGCCGCCACAAACGCATTTTTCAATTTGGCACGCAACAACGATCGGACGATCGCTTCCGCCGCGCGTGCGAACTGGTGCTGAACGGGCGCATCGGCACACTAAAGTCGATCAACGTCTGGTCGCCCGCAAGCGTGTCCGGCGGACCCACCGAGCAGGCGCCCGTGCCGCCGACGCTTGACTACGACCGCTGGCTGGGCCCCGCGCCCGACGTTCCCTACACGACGGAACGCGAGACGAACAAGTGGTGGTGGTTTATTTCCGATTACGCAATCGGCTTTATCGCCGGTTGGGGAATCCATCCTATCGATATCGCGCTGTGGGGCGCCGGAAAACTCGCGCAATCTCCCGTGCGCATCAGCGGCAAAGGAACGTTCCCGGCCGAAGGCCTCTGCGACACCGCCACGTCCTGGGACATTACATGTGCCTACGAAAGCGGAATCGACATACGTTACCGCTCAGAGCCGGCGCCCGCCGAATGGAAGGAGCGCTACGGCCAAATCAGCGGACACGGCACGGCATTCGAAGGTACGGAAGGCTGGGTGCACGTGAATCGAAACGTCATTCGCACGTTTCCCGAAAATCTTGTCGACTCCGTGATACAACCTAACGAAGTGCACCTGATCAAAAGCGATCACCACATGCGCAATTTCATAGACTCTGTAAAATCGCGCAAGGACCCCATATCCCCGATCGAATCGGCGGTCCACGGCGACCTGCTATGCCAGGTCTGCGATGTCGCCATTCGTCTTGATCGGGAAGTGCGCTGGGACACAAAGAAGGAGCGGTTCATTGACGATGCGGAAGCCAATCATCGGTTGGAGCGCGAAATGCGCGGCCCGTGGAAACTGGCGCGCATGTAG
- a CDS encoding DUF4331 domain-containing protein, whose translation MNNTTRHLSAAVLLGALAFFPGPANGSSHSDAPLVSQDPDANITDVYAFVGTKYDDAGVKVLNVIVHVHPYCEPGAGAIYDRFADDALYSIHIANPVTGEGVRRYDFKFSNSNPDGGARLKNKDTILSYGLGTEFGPILDVNDARHNFTQTYSVTRVNSNGNETILGSDLLTPPPNVGLRTTPFYNDSQTGRAISGAVDFGSLDKYTQQTLYALPSGVAVFAGQREDGFYSDIPGFFDLLDSRIIDNNGNLADGLGQDGGGVDGMKGYNVLAFAIQIPVDSLPSFEYTAPFADLANALPANGTANGVGVYATVGRPRKTIRRVDGDPKTSGPYIQVNRMGNPLFNELFIALRNKDKYSRTQPVTDANKFIDYALSPEIASLFNTVFGTSLVTSGRTDLADVFIPDVLRVDTTTAAVPLPGQIGFNRLGFFGGDTILDSGAQTKSSGWPNGRRPGDDVVDIALSLVASGPVYSVVTIMGDNVAANDQVFNQIFPYSGTPHAGPSHSKDSGINDD comes from the coding sequence ATGAATAACACTACCCGGCATCTATCGGCGGCGGTGCTTCTGGGCGCCTTGGCATTTTTCCCCGGGCCAGCCAACGGCTCCAGTCATAGCGACGCTCCATTGGTTTCACAGGACCCCGACGCCAACATCACCGATGTCTACGCTTTCGTCGGTACCAAATATGACGACGCTGGCGTAAAGGTGCTTAACGTCATTGTGCATGTCCACCCGTATTGTGAACCTGGCGCAGGAGCAATTTACGACCGTTTCGCCGATGACGCGCTGTACAGTATTCACATCGCCAACCCCGTGACCGGCGAGGGGGTGCGCCGCTACGATTTCAAATTCTCCAACAGCAATCCCGACGGTGGAGCGCGGTTGAAGAACAAAGACACCATTCTTTCGTACGGCCTCGGGACCGAGTTCGGGCCAATACTTGACGTCAACGATGCGCGGCACAATTTCACGCAGACGTACTCCGTCACACGCGTGAACAGCAACGGCAACGAGACGATTCTGGGCAGTGATCTCCTGACGCCGCCGCCCAATGTTGGGCTGCGCACGACGCCGTTCTACAACGACTCGCAGACTGGCCGCGCGATTTCCGGCGCAGTCGATTTTGGGTCGTTGGACAAATACACACAGCAGACGCTTTACGCCCTGCCATCTGGGGTCGCAGTGTTCGCCGGCCAGCGCGAGGACGGGTTTTACAGCGATATCCCCGGGTTTTTCGATCTCCTGGATTCGCGCATCATTGACAACAACGGTAACCTGGCCGATGGTCTTGGACAAGATGGCGGCGGCGTGGACGGAATGAAGGGCTATAACGTGCTCGCGTTCGCGATTCAGATTCCGGTTGATTCGCTCCCTTCATTCGAATACACCGCACCGTTCGCGGATTTGGCGAACGCGCTACCGGCAAACGGCACGGCGAACGGCGTCGGCGTGTACGCCACGGTCGGCCGCCCGCGCAAAACCATTCGCCGCGTGGACGGCGATCCGAAAACATCGGGGCCGTACATTCAGGTCAATCGCATGGGCAACCCGCTGTTCAATGAGCTGTTCATCGCGCTCCGGAACAAGGACAAATACAGCCGCACGCAACCTGTGACGGATGCGAACAAGTTCATCGATTACGCGCTCAGCCCCGAGATTGCATCGCTCTTCAACACCGTGTTCGGTACGAGTCTCGTCACCTCCGGCCGCACCGATCTCGCGGACGTGTTCATACCCGACGTGCTGCGTGTCGATACAACTACTGCAGCGGTGCCTCTTCCGGGACAGATCGGCTTCAACCGCCTGGGATTCTTCGGTGGCGATACGATCCTGGACAGCGGCGCACAAACGAAATCCAGCGGCTGGCCCAATGGACGCCGTCCGGGGGACGACGTCGTGGATATCGCGCTGTCTCTCGTGGCGAGTGGTCCGGTTTACTCGGTAGTCACAATCATGGGTGACAACGTCGCCGCGAATGACCAAGTCTTCAACCAGATTTTCCCCTATTCCGGGACGCCGCATGCCGGACCAAGTCATTCCAAGGATTCCGGCATCAACGATGACTAG